One region of Pseudomonas sp. B21-040 genomic DNA includes:
- a CDS encoding GGDEF domain-containing protein produces the protein MSLHAVRPKILGFISEDVSAWLVALLVLLMGCVLTGLLAWSTVNVFRHQLKQRFQLLASERYSRIEERFQDQEQRLDSLRRFFANSDSVSREEFDGFTKPLLHRAQAYSFAARVTRAERAEFERKVRDEGFSDFTVRELASDGQLQLAAERDEYVVVLYSQTLSRLGSPLGYDLWAQPMRRATLERADKRGSLAVSQPMHLVSIEPAYARGVLLVAPVIVSNTPSGAGVKPYGYVMAVISMRQLLADGLPDANYDYLSVRILDLSIVNQHEVLYESFNGPAASDLSASRLLRMADHDYQVDIKPSEAFIQANHSSVTTLIVLGGLLSLLVSALLYVLVSQRQRALKMVEQQTEELRAREQELRGTHGQLRGVLNAATQVAIIATDLRGVITTFNAGAEQMLGYAGVEVVGRMTLENLHFPRELVARAAELSARYGKPIPTCQAMLVKDGDEIGNAAREWTLVRRDGSHLAVNMLATPVLDEQGLWVGHLAICIDITERKRVHEALAARDLLLKKLSAHVPGGIYQFKMEFDGRFSVIYASDGIREIYELEPDVLLFNAESIFTRIHPQDTTRVRASIRASADTLSPWREEYRVQLPMRGLRWVRGEATPEEQPGGGVLWHGYVSDISDLKRVEQELRALSITDSLTGIHNRRYFQERLTTEMARVERGGGELSVIMLDIDHFKRINDQHGHAVGDRVLQVVCERIGHRLRRTDVFCRLGGEEFMVLCPDTDSEQAQVLALQLWQGLRSSPIEGVGFVTASFGIASWQVGEGADALLLRADSGVYAAKQAGRDRVETQIS, from the coding sequence ATGTCGTTACACGCCGTGCGCCCCAAGATCCTGGGTTTTATCAGCGAAGATGTGTCGGCCTGGCTGGTCGCGCTGCTGGTATTGCTTATGGGGTGTGTTCTGACGGGGTTGTTGGCCTGGTCGACGGTCAACGTGTTTCGCCATCAACTCAAGCAACGCTTCCAACTGCTGGCCAGTGAACGCTATAGCCGCATTGAAGAACGATTTCAGGACCAGGAGCAGCGCCTCGACAGCCTGCGCCGGTTCTTCGCCAATTCCGACTCGGTCTCCCGCGAGGAGTTCGACGGTTTCACCAAACCCCTGTTGCACCGCGCTCAAGCCTATTCATTCGCGGCCCGCGTGACGCGTGCCGAGCGCGCAGAGTTCGAGCGCAAGGTGCGTGACGAGGGCTTTAGCGATTTCACCGTTCGTGAACTCGCCAGCGATGGTCAATTGCAATTGGCCGCTGAACGCGATGAATACGTGGTGGTGCTTTACAGCCAGACGCTAAGCCGACTGGGCTCGCCGCTGGGTTACGACTTATGGGCTCAGCCGATGCGTCGGGCGACCCTTGAGCGAGCGGATAAACGCGGCAGCCTGGCGGTGTCGCAGCCCATGCATCTGGTCAGTATCGAGCCGGCCTATGCGCGTGGCGTGCTGCTGGTGGCCCCGGTGATTGTGTCTAACACGCCAAGCGGCGCAGGGGTAAAACCCTACGGTTATGTCATGGCGGTGATCAGCATGCGTCAGTTGCTGGCGGATGGCTTGCCCGATGCCAATTACGACTATCTCTCGGTCCGCATTCTCGACTTGTCGATCGTCAACCAGCACGAAGTGCTTTACGAGTCCTTCAACGGACCGGCGGCCAGTGATTTGTCCGCGAGCCGACTATTGCGAATGGCCGATCACGACTATCAGGTCGACATCAAGCCCAGCGAAGCCTTTATACAAGCCAACCATTCCTCGGTGACGACCCTGATAGTGCTGGGCGGCTTGCTCAGTCTGCTGGTCAGCGCATTGCTGTACGTGTTGGTCAGCCAGCGTCAGCGAGCGCTGAAAATGGTTGAGCAACAGACCGAGGAGTTGCGCGCCCGCGAGCAGGAGTTACGTGGCACTCACGGCCAGTTGCGTGGCGTGTTGAATGCGGCGACCCAGGTGGCGATCATCGCCACCGATCTGCGCGGGGTCATCACCACGTTCAATGCCGGTGCCGAGCAGATGTTGGGTTACGCCGGCGTTGAGGTTGTGGGGCGCATGACTCTGGAAAACCTGCATTTCCCCCGAGAGCTGGTGGCACGGGCGGCGGAGTTGAGCGCGCGGTATGGAAAACCGATTCCAACCTGTCAGGCGATGTTGGTCAAAGACGGCGATGAAATTGGTAACGCTGCGCGGGAGTGGACGCTGGTGCGCCGCGATGGCAGCCATTTGGCGGTCAACATGCTGGCGACCCCGGTACTCGACGAGCAAGGTCTGTGGGTCGGTCACCTGGCGATCTGCATCGACATTACCGAACGCAAACGCGTCCATGAGGCCTTGGCGGCGCGGGACCTGTTGTTGAAGAAACTCAGTGCCCATGTCCCCGGCGGCATCTATCAATTCAAGATGGAATTCGACGGTCGCTTCAGCGTGATCTATGCCAGCGACGGTATCCGCGAGATCTACGAACTCGAGCCGGACGTGCTGCTGTTCAACGCCGAATCGATCTTCACGCGCATTCATCCACAAGACACGACCCGGGTCCGAGCCTCGATCCGGGCGTCGGCGGACACCCTCAGCCCGTGGCGCGAGGAATATCGCGTGCAGTTGCCCATGCGCGGCCTGCGCTGGGTTCGCGGTGAGGCGACCCCTGAAGAGCAGCCCGGTGGCGGCGTGCTCTGGCATGGCTACGTTTCCGACATCTCCGATTTGAAACGGGTAGAACAAGAATTGCGTGCGCTGTCGATCACCGATTCGCTGACCGGGATTCATAACCGCCGCTACTTCCAGGAGCGCCTGACCACCGAAATGGCCCGCGTCGAACGCGGAGGGGGCGAGTTGTCGGTGATCATGCTCGACATCGACCACTTCAAACGCATCAATGATCAACATGGCCATGCCGTGGGGGATCGGGTGTTGCAGGTGGTGTGCGAGCGCATCGGTCATCGACTGCGGCGCACAGACGTGTTCTGTCGCCTCGGTGGCGAGGAGTTCATGGTGTTGTGCCCGGACACCGACAGCGAGCAGGCGCAAGTGCTGGCCTTGCAGTTGTGGCAAGGGTTGCGCAGTTCACCGATCGAGGGTGTGGGGTTCGTTACCGCGAGTTTCGGGATTGCCAGTTGGCAGGTCGGAGAGGGCGCGGATGCGCTGTTGTTGCGGGCGGATTCGGGGGTTTACGCGGCGAAGCAGGCCGGTCGGGATCGGGTCGAGACGCAGATAAGCTAA
- a CDS encoding YggL family protein: MATNRSQRLRKKLCVDEFQELGFELNLDFKEDLADEAIDAFLDAFLKEAMEANGLGYVGGDDYGLVCLQKRGSVSAEQRAAVEAWLKGRTELTSVEVSPLLDVWYPEKPINPVA, encoded by the coding sequence ATGGCGACTAACCGTTCCCAGCGTCTGCGCAAAAAACTGTGCGTCGATGAATTTCAAGAGCTGGGTTTCGAACTGAACCTGGATTTCAAAGAAGATTTGGCTGATGAAGCCATTGATGCTTTCCTCGACGCGTTCCTCAAAGAAGCCATGGAAGCCAACGGTCTGGGCTATGTTGGCGGCGACGACTACGGTCTGGTTTGCCTGCAGAAGCGTGGCTCGGTCAGCGCTGAACAACGCGCTGCCGTTGAAGCCTGGCTCAAAGGCCGCACCGAGCTGACCAGCGTTGAAGTCAGCCCGCTGCTGGACGTCTGGTACCCGGAAAAGCCGATCAATCCGGTAGCTTGA
- a CDS encoding benzoate/H(+) symporter BenE family transporter — protein sequence MNDATHTQLRPLADTSPSAIVAGFIAMMTGYTSSLVLMFQAGQAAGLTSGQISSWIWAISIGMAVCSIGLSLRYRTPITIAWSTPGAALLITSLGGVSYGEAIGAYITCAVLVTICGLTGSFERLVKKIPASLAAALLAGILFKIGSEIFVAAQHRTGLVLGMFFTYLLVKRLSPRYAVLAALLIGTALSGAMGLLDFTGFHLEVATPVWTTPHFSLAATISIGIPLFVVAMTSQNMPGIAVLRADGYTVPASPLITTTGIASLLLAPFGSHGINLAAISAAICTGPHAHEDRNKRYTAAVWCGIFYGIAGVFGATLAALFAALPKELVLSIAALALFGSIINGLSIAMTEVKEREAALITFMVTASGLTLFSIGSAFWGIVAGVVTLVILNWRKS from the coding sequence ATGAACGACGCCACGCACACGCAGCTCCGCCCCTTGGCCGACACCTCGCCTTCGGCCATCGTCGCCGGTTTCATTGCGATGATGACCGGCTACACCAGCTCCCTGGTCCTGATGTTCCAGGCCGGACAAGCGGCGGGCCTGACCAGTGGGCAGATTTCGTCGTGGATCTGGGCGATCTCGATTGGCATGGCGGTGTGCTCGATCGGTTTGTCCCTGCGTTATCGCACCCCCATCACCATTGCCTGGTCGACCCCCGGCGCGGCGTTGCTGATTACCAGCCTGGGCGGTGTGAGTTATGGCGAAGCCATCGGTGCCTACATCACCTGCGCGGTGCTGGTGACGATTTGCGGCCTGACCGGCAGCTTTGAACGATTGGTGAAAAAGATTCCGGCATCCCTGGCCGCGGCGCTGCTGGCGGGGATTCTGTTCAAGATCGGCAGCGAAATCTTCGTCGCCGCCCAGCACCGCACCGGGCTGGTGCTGGGCATGTTCTTCACGTACTTGCTGGTCAAACGCCTGTCGCCGCGTTATGCCGTACTGGCCGCGCTGTTGATCGGCACCGCATTGTCAGGGGCCATGGGGCTGCTGGATTTCACTGGTTTCCATCTGGAGGTGGCCACGCCGGTCTGGACCACCCCGCATTTCTCCCTGGCTGCAACCATCAGTATCGGAATTCCCCTGTTCGTGGTGGCCATGACCTCGCAGAACATGCCGGGCATCGCCGTCCTGCGTGCCGATGGCTACACTGTGCCGGCCTCACCGCTGATCACCACCACCGGCATCGCCTCGTTGCTACTGGCTCCGTTCGGCTCCCACGGCATCAACCTCGCGGCCATCAGCGCGGCGATCTGCACCGGGCCGCACGCCCACGAAGATCGCAACAAACGCTACACGGCAGCAGTGTGGTGCGGGATTTTCTACGGGATTGCCGGGGTGTTCGGCGCGACGCTGGCGGCGCTGTTTGCCGCATTGCCGAAAGAGTTGGTGCTGTCGATCGCGGCACTGGCGCTGTTTGGCTCGATCATCAATGGCTTGAGCATTGCCATGACCGAAGTGAAGGAGCGGGAAGCGGCGTTGATTACCTTTATGGTCACGGCGTCAGGGCTGACACTGTTTTCCATCGGTTCGGCGTTCTGGGGGATTGTGGCGGGGGTGGTGACGCTGGTGATTCTGAATTGGCGTAAAAGTTAA
- the dacB gene encoding D-alanyl-D-alanine carboxypeptidase/D-alanyl-D-alanine-endopeptidase, with protein MIKSLRPLLLAGFILPLALSVSAAPINTALSPNVEKALKASKLQDSALSLVMIPLTGPGTPTVFNADVSVNPASTMKLVTTYAALEMLGPNHQWKTEFYTDGTLSGGILNGNLYLKGGGDPKLNMEKLWLLMRDLRANGVTQITGDLVLDRSFFTQPQLPEFNDDGNDENKPFLVKPDSLMVNLKALRFVARNDNGRVLVSVEPPIASIRIENQVKALNSKQCTGGVRYNPVTQADGSVTVTVGGQLGDGCSSQTYLSLLDHATYTAGAVRAIWKELGGSIQGKDVLAPTPSNAKLLARAFSPDLAEIIRDINKYSNNTMAQQLFLSLGQKYRTDADGDDAKAAQRVVRQWLAKKGITAPHLVMENGSGLSRAERVSAREMASMLQAAWHSPYSAEFISSMPIAGTDGTMRKRLKTTAMRGEAHVKTGTLNTVRAISGFSRDVNGNTWAVVAILNDKAPFGASSVLDQVLLDLYRQPKLPETASVL; from the coding sequence ATGATCAAATCTTTGCGTCCATTGCTGCTGGCCGGTTTCATTCTTCCCCTGGCCCTCTCCGTTTCCGCCGCTCCAATCAACACTGCGCTCTCGCCCAACGTCGAAAAAGCCCTCAAGGCCAGCAAATTGCAGGACAGCGCCTTGTCGCTGGTGATGATTCCGCTCACCGGCCCAGGCACTCCCACCGTTTTCAACGCGGATGTTTCGGTCAACCCGGCCTCGACCATGAAGCTGGTCACCACCTATGCGGCGCTGGAAATGCTCGGCCCCAACCACCAGTGGAAAACCGAGTTCTACACCGACGGCACCCTCAGCGGTGGCATCCTCAACGGCAACCTCTACCTCAAGGGTGGCGGCGATCCAAAGCTGAACATGGAAAAACTCTGGCTGCTGATGCGTGACCTGCGCGCCAACGGCGTGACGCAAATCACTGGCGACCTGGTGCTGGACCGCAGTTTCTTCACGCAACCGCAATTGCCCGAGTTCAACGACGATGGCAATGACGAGAACAAGCCGTTCCTGGTCAAGCCCGACTCGCTGATGGTCAACCTCAAGGCGCTGCGCTTCGTGGCGCGCAACGACAATGGCCGTGTGCTGGTGTCCGTCGAACCGCCGATTGCCAGCATCCGCATCGAAAACCAGGTCAAGGCCCTCAACTCCAAGCAATGCACCGGTGGCGTGCGTTACAACCCGGTAACCCAGGCCGATGGCAGCGTGACCGTGACCGTCGGTGGCCAGTTGGGCGATGGTTGCAGCTCCCAGACCTACCTGTCGCTGCTTGACCATGCGACCTACACCGCCGGCGCCGTGCGGGCAATCTGGAAAGAGCTGGGCGGCAGCATTCAGGGCAAGGATGTATTGGCGCCGACCCCAAGCAATGCCAAATTGCTGGCCCGCGCGTTTTCGCCGGACCTGGCGGAAATCATCCGCGACATCAACAAATACAGTAACAACACCATGGCTCAGCAACTGTTCCTGAGCCTGGGCCAGAAGTACCGCACGGACGCCGACGGTGACGACGCCAAAGCCGCGCAGCGTGTGGTTCGTCAGTGGCTGGCGAAGAAAGGCATCACCGCGCCGCACCTGGTGATGGAGAACGGTTCCGGCCTGTCCCGCGCCGAACGCGTCAGCGCTCGTGAAATGGCGTCGATGCTGCAAGCCGCCTGGCACAGCCCGTACTCCGCCGAGTTCATTAGCTCGATGCCGATTGCCGGCACCGACGGCACCATGCGCAAACGCCTGAAGACTACTGCGATGCGCGGTGAAGCCCACGTCAAGACGGGCACCCTGAACACTGTGCGCGCCATCTCCGGCTTCAGCCGCGACGTCAATGGCAACACGTGGGCCGTGGTGGCGATCCTCAACGACAAAGCACCGTTTGGCGCATCGTCGGTACTGGATCAGGTCCTGCTGGACTTGTATCGCCAGCCGAAACTGCCGGAAACGGCTTCGGTCTTGTAA
- the guaD gene encoding guanine deaminase, with protein MPLTRKAYRAAILHSIADPAEVGIEASYEYFEDGLLVVDNGQISALGHASDLLPTLPADIEITHYQDALITPGFIDTHIHLPQTGMVGAYGEQLLDWLNTYTFPCESQFADKAHADQVADIFIKELLRNGTTTALVFGSVHPQSVNSFFEAAEQLDLRMIAGKVMMDRNAPDYLTDTAESSYVESKALIERWHGKGRLHYAVTPRFAPTSTPEQLTLAGQLLSEFPDVYMQTHISENLKEIEWVKELFPERKGYLDVYDHYQLLGERSVFAHGVHLCDDECARLAETGSAIAFCPTSNFFLGSGLFNLPMAEKHKLNVGIGTDVGGGTSFSILQTLNEAYKVMQLQGARLSPFKSLYLATLGGARALRLEDKIGTLLPGTDADFLVLDYNATPLLGYRLKQANNIAETLFVLMTLGDDRTVLQTYAAGNLVHQR; from the coding sequence ATGCCTTTGACTCGCAAAGCTTACCGCGCCGCCATCCTGCACAGCATTGCCGACCCTGCTGAAGTCGGCATTGAAGCCTCGTACGAGTATTTCGAAGACGGCTTGCTGGTGGTCGACAACGGCCAGATCAGCGCGCTCGGCCACGCCAGCGACTTGCTGCCGACCCTGCCGGCCGACATTGAAATCACCCATTATCAGGATGCGTTGATCACCCCGGGTTTCATCGACACCCATATCCACTTGCCACAAACCGGCATGGTCGGTGCCTACGGTGAACAACTGCTGGACTGGCTCAACACTTACACCTTCCCGTGTGAAAGCCAGTTCGCCGACAAGGCCCATGCGGACCAGGTGGCGGACATTTTCATCAAGGAACTGCTGCGCAACGGCACCACCACCGCACTGGTGTTCGGTAGCGTGCATCCACAATCGGTGAACTCATTCTTCGAGGCCGCCGAACAGTTGGACCTGCGCATGATCGCCGGCAAGGTGATGATGGACCGCAACGCCCCGGACTACCTGACCGACACCGCCGAATCCAGCTACGTCGAAAGCAAGGCATTGATCGAGCGCTGGCACGGCAAGGGTCGCCTGCACTACGCCGTCACCCCGCGCTTTGCGCCGACCAGCACCCCGGAACAACTGACCCTCGCCGGCCAACTGCTCAGCGAATTCCCTGACGTGTACATGCAGACCCACATCAGCGAAAACCTGAAGGAAATCGAGTGGGTCAAGGAACTGTTCCCCGAACGCAAGGGCTACCTCGACGTTTACGATCACTACCAATTGCTGGGTGAACGCTCGGTGTTCGCTCATGGCGTGCACCTGTGCGACGACGAGTGTGCGCGGCTCGCGGAAACCGGCTCGGCCATCGCCTTCTGCCCAACGTCGAACTTCTTCCTCGGCAGCGGTTTGTTCAATCTGCCGATGGCCGAGAAGCACAAGCTCAATGTCGGCATCGGCACCGATGTGGGCGGCGGCACCAGCTTTTCGATCCTGCAGACGTTGAACGAAGCGTACAAAGTCATGCAATTGCAAGGCGCACGCCTGAGCCCGTTCAAATCGCTGTACCTGGCCACCCTGGGCGGTGCGCGTGCGCTGCGCCTGGAAGACAAGATCGGCACCTTGCTGCCGGGCACCGATGCCGACTTCCTGGTGCTGGATTACAACGCCACGCCGCTGCTGGGCTATCGCTTGAAACAGGCCAACAACATTGCCGAGACGTTGTTTGTGTTGATGACGCTGGGGGATGACCGGACTGTTCTGCAGACGTATGCGGCGGGGAATCTGGTGCATCAGCGCTAA
- a CDS encoding GntR family transcriptional regulator codes for MNEQLQPLKKQPRAGKAGRSGTQDDIVYAHIFEAILEQRLAPGTKLSEEALGEIFGVSRTIIRRALSRLAHEGVVLLRPNRGAVVASPSVEEARQVFFARRLVERAITELAVEHATAEQLAELRQMVNDERDSFSRGDRGAGIRLSGEFHLKLAEAAKNAPLISFQRSLVSQTSLIIAQYESGNRSHCSYDEHTQLIDAIEARNAELAVNLMMHHMDHIDSKLNLDEESASDDLHAVFSHLLQTKKPGRSAAKL; via the coding sequence ATGAACGAACAGTTGCAGCCCCTCAAGAAACAACCGCGAGCAGGCAAAGCCGGCCGCAGCGGTACCCAGGACGATATTGTCTACGCGCATATCTTCGAGGCCATCCTCGAACAGCGCCTGGCGCCCGGCACCAAGTTGAGCGAAGAAGCGCTGGGGGAAATTTTCGGGGTCAGTCGCACCATCATTCGTCGCGCACTCTCGCGCCTGGCCCATGAAGGCGTGGTGCTGCTGCGTCCGAACCGTGGCGCGGTCGTCGCCAGCCCGAGCGTCGAAGAGGCCCGTCAGGTGTTCTTCGCCCGACGTCTGGTGGAGCGGGCCATCACCGAACTGGCGGTGGAGCATGCCACCGCCGAGCAGCTCGCCGAGTTGCGGCAAATGGTCAACGATGAGCGCGACAGCTTCTCCCGTGGCGATCGCGGTGCGGGCATCCGTCTGTCGGGTGAATTCCACCTCAAACTCGCCGAAGCGGCGAAGAACGCGCCATTGATCAGCTTCCAGCGCAGCCTGGTATCGCAGACTTCATTGATCATCGCCCAATATGAAAGTGGCAACCGTTCCCACTGTTCCTACGATGAACACACCCAACTGATCGATGCCATCGAAGCGCGCAACGCTGAGCTGGCGGTGAATTTGATGATGCATCACATGGATCACATCGACAGCAAACTCAACCTCGACGAAGAAAGCGCGTCGGATGATTTGCACGCGGTGTTCTCGCATTTGTTGCAGACCAAAAAGCCAGGGCGTTCGGCCGCGAAACTCTGA
- the xdhC gene encoding xanthine dehydrogenase accessory protein XdhC, with amino-acid sequence MYNWIDALADLQSQGEPCVLVTIIEELGSTPRNAGSKMVISATQSFDTIGGGHLEYKAMHIARDMLASGKQDTHLERFSLGASLGQCCGGATVLLFEPMGQVQAQIAVFGAGHVGRALVPLLASLPCRVRWIDSREDEFPEQIPHGVRKIVSEEPVDEIDDLPAGSYCIVMTHNHQLDLELTAAILKRNDFAYFGLIGSKTKRVKFEHRLRDRGFDSGVVQRMRCPMGIGEVKGKLPVEIAISIAGEIIATYNANFGQQTASAGSSIAKLLPASRRSQASN; translated from the coding sequence ATGTACAACTGGATCGACGCCCTCGCCGACCTGCAATCCCAGGGTGAACCCTGCGTGTTGGTAACCATCATCGAAGAGCTCGGCTCGACGCCGCGCAATGCCGGTTCGAAGATGGTCATCAGCGCAACCCAGAGCTTCGACACCATCGGTGGCGGGCACTTGGAATACAAAGCCATGCACATCGCCCGCGACATGCTCGCCAGCGGTAAGCAAGACACACATCTGGAGCGTTTCAGCCTGGGCGCCAGCCTCGGCCAGTGCTGCGGTGGCGCGACGGTGTTGCTGTTCGAACCGATGGGCCAGGTCCAGGCACAGATCGCCGTATTCGGTGCCGGCCACGTTGGCCGCGCATTGGTGCCACTGCTCGCCAGCCTGCCTTGCCGGGTACGCTGGATCGATTCGCGCGAAGACGAGTTCCCGGAACAGATCCCCCACGGCGTGCGCAAAATCGTTTCCGAAGAACCTGTGGATGAAATCGACGACCTGCCCGCCGGCAGCTACTGCATCGTCATGACCCACAATCACCAACTCGACCTCGAACTCACCGCCGCCATCCTCAAGCGCAACGACTTCGCCTACTTCGGCCTGATCGGTTCGAAGACCAAACGGGTGAAATTCGAACATCGCCTGCGCGACCGTGGTTTCGACAGCGGCGTCGTGCAACGCATGCGCTGCCCGATGGGTATCGGCGAAGTCAAAGGCAAGCTGCCTGTGGAAATTGCCATCTCCATCGCCGGCGAAATCATCGCCACCTATAACGCGAATTTCGGCCAGCAGACCGCCAGCGCCGGATCATCGATTGCCAAACTGCTGCCTGCTTCACGCCGCAGCCAAGCCTCCAATTGA